CACGCTCGACGCCATGCTCACGCGCGGCGGCGAGCGCCGCACGCTGAACGTGCGCGGCGCGGCCGGTCCGGTGCGCGCGGCGCTCACCGGCCTGCTCGCCGACGGTAGCGCGATCGTCGAAACGGCGGAAGTCGTCGGTATCACGGATCCGGTGGGCATGGGCGTGCCGGTCGAGGCGCGCAGCACGCGCGGCATGGGCGAAGCGATCCGCGCGCTGCTGGACGAAGGCGTGCGGCGCTTTTACGTCGCGCTCGGCGGCAGCAGCACGAACGACGGCGGCGCCGGTCTGCTGGTCGGCCTCGGCCTAAAACTGTTCGACGCGCAGAATCAGGAACTCGACGCCACGCCCGAACAACTCGCGCGGGTCGCGCGGGTCGACGTATCGCAACTCGACGCGCGTCTTGCCGACACGCAGTTCGTCGGCATGTCGGACGTGGATAACCCGTTGACCGGCGAGCATGGCGCGACTGCCGTGTTCGGTCCGCAAAAGGGCGTGAAACCGGATCAGGTCGCACCGGTCGACGCGGCCCTCGCGCATTTCGCCGATCTGCTCGAAGCGGCGCTCGGCCGTCGCGCGCGCGACTTGCCCGGCGCGGGCGCGGCCGGCGGTCTCGGCTTCGCGCTGCACATGCTCGGCGCGCAATTCGAACCGGGCGCGGAAACCGTTTCGCGCCTGATCGGCCTCGACGCCGCGCTCGAAGGCGCGAACTGGCTGATCACCGGCGAAGGCCGCTCGGATGTGCAGACACTGCACGGCAAGGCGCCCTTCATCGCCTGCCGCCATGCCCAGGCTGCGGGCGTGCCGGCCACGCTGCTGTCCGGCGCGGTCGACTCCGCCGCGCTGCCGCGTCTGGCCGAGCACTTCAGCGGCTGCTTCTCGCCGGCGCCCGGCCCGATCACGCTGGAAGTGGCGATTCGCGACGCCGCGCGTCTGCTGGCCGACGAAGCCGAACAATTGACGCGCCTGAAATACGGCGCGCGTTGACCCGCGGGACGGTTGCGGCAACAATCACTGCGCCGCAACCGCCTCACTCACCACGGGAAGACCATGAAGGACTCCGCCAAGACCGGGCTCGAACAGTTCCTCACGTATCGCCTGCATGTGTTGAACAAGCTTGCCGAGCGCGGCATCGGCGAACGCTATCAGGACAAGCTCGGCGTGAGCCTGCCCGAGGCGCGCGTGATTGCGTCGGTGGGTTCGTTCGGTCCGTTTTCGATCATGGAACTGGCGCGGCACGCGAATCTCGACAAGAGCCAGGCGAGCCGCGCGGCCGAAGCGTTGATCCGTCAGGGGCTCGTGCAGCGCGAGCCGAGCGCCGAGGACGGCCGCGTGGTACTGGTGTCGCTGACGCCTGAGGGACGCGCGCTGTATCGCAAGGTCATGCCGATCGCGCGCAAGTGGAACAGCGATCTGTTCGCCTGTCTCGACGAGCAGGAAAAGCTGGCATTCGGCCACGCGCTCGACAGGATCATCGAGACGATGACGGCACGCGAAGTCTGACGCGTCGACGCGTTGTCATGCGCCGGCTCGCGTCACGCGTCGCCGTCGCTTTCCGTGTCGAGGCGGGTGGTCATGGCGGCCGATGCGCCGGAAACGCTCGCGCCGTCCACCCCGGCACCTGACGCAGCGGCCGGGATCGCGCTACCCGACGCTGAATTGATCGCCGCGCTACTCGTCCCCACTGCTTCGACACGAGCGCGCAGCTTGCGCATTAACCGCCACGCGAGCATGGCCAGCGAACCGAGCGCCAACACCAGCGCGGCGCCCAACAGATAGCGGCGCGGCGCACCAGAACCCGCGCTAACCGTCGATGCATCCGCATCACGTCCAATCGGCACCACATCGCCCAGTCGCGCCACCGCCGGTACCGACGACGCGGCATCCATCAAAAGCTTCTCCCGGCTCACCGCCGCCGATTCCACCGCGGCATTGCCCACCGCCAGCGTGAACGGCGCAGCCCCACGCGCGGCGAAGACCAGCGTCGCGGGACGCCAGCCGGCGGTCACCGTCAACGCGCCGCTGCCCAATTCACCGTTGCGCGTGTCGACCACCACACGCCACTGCCGGTCGGTATCCGGCGCGAATTCGAGCGGCGGACTGTTCTGCTCGACGCCGCCATTGCGCAAGCGGAACAGCGTCGCGTTCGACACTTCCCGCCACGGCATCTCCAGCGTCGCGCGCGAATAGACGCGCGCCGGCGCAACCGTATCCGGCTGCGGCAGATTCAGACGCAACCGGTCGACTGGATAAGGACCGCCCGTCGAAAAGAAATACTCGCCGGCCCTCGGCCCGAGATGCGCGACGATCCCCTCCCGCCACATCCGCTGGACGGCTTCGCGTTGCGCGGGCGCGGCGCCGGCGCGCGCCTCCATGTCGATCGATTCGACATAGGGCGAACCATCCAGCCAGTGCAGGCGCAGATAGCGCGCACGCGTGCCGTCGAGTTCGATCCGGTCCTGGCTGAGCGTGCTGCCGTTGTCGTTGACCTTGAGCAGTTGCGCGTCGCCGACGGGCTGCCAGTGACGCAGATCGTCGCTGGCATCGACCGATACGCGGCCCTGGTAATTGTCGTCGCGCAGGTGCACGAGCAGCGCGCTCAGGTGGCTCGTGCGCGATGCGCGCCCGACGTCGACGAGATCGGTGTCGTGCTGATCGCGAGACGGCGGCGCGGCGGTCGCGCGCAGCGAGCCGTCGGCGGAAATCGCCAGACCGATGGGCGCGGAAGGCGCGCTCGACGCGCTCGCCAATCCCGTCGTGGTCAGCGGCAACGGAAACCAGTTCACCGCGCGCAATGTCCGTGTGCCGCGCGCGGCTTCGGGCGGGACGTCGAGCGAGTAAGGCACGGCGTCGCCCGCGCCGTTCAGAACCCGCAGGTCGCCGAGATCGCCGCGCCGGCTCGCGGCGTAGACCGGCGCCAGCAACGGCATGCTGTAGTACGCGGCGCCTTCTTCCATCTGCAGCGCAAAGTGCCGGGCGAAGTCGTCGGTCGCCCATGCGGGAGCGGACGTCAGCGCCCATGCCCAGACGGACACCCATGCACCACGCCAACCGGTCAGTTTCAGGACACGCTTCATTGCTCGGTTTCCACGACTGCGATCCATCCAGGAAGGTGATGTCCCGACGCGGCGAACACACCGCCTCCACGATAACGATACTTCGGCCCGTACCGACCTCGACTCCGAAATTTCGCGGCGTTGGTACGGCAGCGCTCATCCGCGACGCGCGGCGATTTTACGGTTTGGGGTTCGGTCCAACCATGTCAAAATTCGCCACCGGCCACCGGGCCCACCCTCCCTCTTCATCTCCCATTTTCATCCAAGGAAGTTTCAGTGGACATCAACAAACAGCTCGCGGCTCTCACCGCTTCGGAACTCCAGACGGCCGGCGCAAGCCAGGCGACGGCGATTGCCGTCAGCGTGCTGCTGCGTCATCTGCGCTCGCCCGAACTGGTGAAGCTGCTGTCGTCGGCCTTTGAAAATCATCAGGCGGTCATGCTGCAAACGCCGTGGCCCGATCAGATGCTGCAGGCGTTCGAATCGACCCGCCGTTTCCTCGAAGGCGCGGCACAGGCCGAACTGCCGGGCACGCCGGCGCAACCCGACGCCCCGGACGCCTGAGCGGGAGCAACGCGCGCGCGCAACGAAAACCCAACAAAAAACCCCGCCAGTCCAGAGACTTGACGGGGTTCTTCGCGACGAATACATGGTGCGAGGGAGGGGACTCGAACCCCTACACCCTTGCGGGCGTCAGGACCTAAACCTGGTGCGTCTACCAATTTCGCCACCCTCGCAGCCGGCTCAGCGCAAGGCGCCGTGCCGATGTCCTGTACACTCGCGGCCGCGCTCAAAACACGCGCCCGAAAGCGTAAGCGCGAGATTCTAACCGATAGATTCGCGCTTGTCTGCATCTGCCTGGCATCTGTCTGGACGACGCCGATGCTACAATTTTTGGTTCGATGCACGACCATCGTGCCCATGCCTCGCCGCCCGTTCCCCACACGCCCATTCCAGTGAATTTCGACGACCAGTGAATTTCGACGACTATTGCCAGCAGAAAGCGGCGCCGCCCGGATCGAGCAGCTACTACGCGCTACGGCAGGCGCCCGCGAAAAGCCAGCCGCTATTGACCGCGTTGTTCGCGCTGCGCCGCGAGTTCGAGGAAACGGTCAAGGAACTGAGCGATCCGGCCATCGGCCGCACCAAGCTCGCGTGGTGGCAAAAGGAACTGGCCGCGCTGGCGTCGGGCTCGCCTTCGCATCCGGTGAGTCAGGCGCTGGCCGCGTATCTGCCCGATGTGCAGGCTGGGTACCCGGCCTTGCAGGCGCTGCTCGCCGGCTTCGAGATGGATCTCGACCAGGCGCGTTATCTCGACTTCCCGAATCTACGGCGCTATGTGCAGAGCGTCGGCGGCACGTTCGCGTCGCTGGTCGCGCGTGCATCGGCGCGCGATACCGCCCACTCGCCCGAGTGGTCCGCGCCGCTGGGCGACGCGCTGCTGCTCGCGCAACTCGTCGTCGAAACGGGCAACGATGCGCGCCACGGCCGCATCTATATTCCGATCGACGAGATGCAACGCTACAACGTGACGGCCGCGGATCTGATCAACCGGAAATACTCCGACGCGTTCACCGAGCTGATGCGCTTCGAAACCTCGCGCGCGCGCGATGCGTTGATTGCCGCGCGCACGGCGATCCCGGCGGCCGAGCGTCGCGCGCAGCGCACGCTGCTCGCGCTGACGGCGCTCGCACTGGCGCTGCTGGAGGAAATCGAACGCGACGGTTATCACGTGCTGCATCAACGCATCGCGCTGACGCCGGTGCGCAAGCTCTGGATCGCGTGGCGCGCGAAATAAACCGGCCGGATTGAAGCGAAGCAACGCGGATCGCGGCCGCCGTCACGCCCGCAACAGCGGCAGCGGCTCGAAGCGCTGCTGCAGAATCGCGGACGAATCAAGTCCCCACCACGGTCCCAGCACCGTCGCATAGATCTGCCGGAAATCCACACCGACCGGCAGATTGCCGTTGCCGTCGAGTCGCGCGAGCACCGGCGGCACGCCGTACAGGCCGCCGCGCACGCGTCCGCCCATCACGAAATGCGGCGCCACCGTGCCGTGATCGGTACCGTTGCTCTGGTTCTCGCGCGGACGCCGCCCGAACTCCGCGTATGTCATCACCAGCGTGTCGTCCCAACGGCCGAGCTCGACGAGCGCCGACTTCAGCGACGCGAACCCTTCCGCCAATTGTTTGAGCAGCGACGCCTGCTGCCCCGGCTGGTTCTGGTGCGTATCGAAACCGTTCAGCGTCAGACGGATCACCGCGACGCCCTGCCCGCGCTTCGGTTTTTCCCGCGGCGGACCGCCCGCGGGCGAAGGCTGCAACGTGTCGCCGGCGGCCAGCACCTGCATCGCGGTCTTGATCGAGCCGCCGAACGCGCCGCCCGGAAACACGGTCTTCAACTGCGCCTGACCTTGCGTGGGACGCAGCCGGTCGGCCGCTTTCACGATGTCGTTCTCGACGTCGAGAATGTGCGCGAGTTCGGGGTTGCGCTCATGCAGCGAGACCGGCGTCACGAGACGCGATGCCTTGACGAACTGCGCCGGATTCACGAGCGCGATGGCGCGTGCGCCGTTCGCGAGCGGCCCCATCTCGGCGCTGCCGATCACCACGCCGTCGGCGGCGAAACCGGACGGCACCGGCGACTGCGCGAAGGCACGCGTGAGCCAGCCTTCGCGCAGATACTGATCGGAGCGCGACGCGGTATCCCAGATCTCGATCGAACGGAAATGCGACAGGTTCGGCTGCGCATAGCTCACGCCTTGCACGATCGCCAGTTGCTGGCTCTGCCACAGCGGCATCAACGCCTGCAACGAGGGATGCAGCGCGGTGCGCTCATCGAGCTGGATAGCCTGCTCGCGCTTGATACCGATGTTCTTGCGCAGCTGATAGTAAACAGGATCGGCGAACGGGATCACGGTGTTCAACCCGTCGTTGCCACCCTTGAGTTCGACGAGGATCAGCAGGTTGTCGTAGCCGCGAGCCGACGTGCCGCCCAACCCTTCCTGCTGCGCGCCGAACGCGCGCGGCAGCCAGAGCGCGGCGCTCGCGGCGGCGCCCATCGAGAGAAAGCTGCGTCGTTTCATCCTGCACCTCGATCGATTGTTTGCGTTGTTCAGACCGTTGCTTCGCGCGACCCGTCGTGATGCGCGCCGGGCGCTCACTTCAATTGATAAGCCGGGTCCATCAGCAGCGCTTCCAGATAGGCGCTCGCGGTCGAATCGGTTTCGATCGCATCGACCGGCGTCAGCGGCAGGACCGCGTGCTGCAGCTGCAGTTCCGCCGACAGGCCCGGCTTCGCGGTCGGCGCGGTGTTATAGCGGGCGAGCCACGTGTCGATATCGAAGCGTACGCCTCCTTGCCCGCCCTGGCCCGTTCGCGCCATCACATGTTGCAACTGCGGTTGTAACGGCGGATTACCGCGCGTGGCGACAGCCGCCGACGCGTTGATCGTCTGACCACCCGGAGCCGTCGAGCCTCGCGCCGCGAGATCGCCGCTCGCCGGACCGGCCGCTGCGCCCTTCCCGTTCACCGGCTTGCTCATCGCACGCGGCCTGCCCGCCTCGGTCGCGCGAAACAACTGCTCGACGAATTGCTTGCGGGCCAGCAGTGTCGAACTATTGATCCACGTCGTGCCGCCCGGCCAGCCCTTCACGTTCGGCGGATAGAACAGGTTCTCGCCAAGCGTGCGGATCTGCGCGGCAAATGGCGTGGTGTTGTCGTAACCGATGTCGAACGCCCGCAGCGTGCCGACCACGAATTCCGCCGGCGATTTCACCAGCACGCCGCGATCGTCGTCGGCCCAGAACGCGTCGCTCATGAAGAGACCTCGCAGCGCGACCTTGATGTCGTAATGGCTCGCGCGAAAGCGCGCGGCGATCGGCGCGATACGCGCCGGGTCCGGCGTATCGGAGACGAACTCGCGCCACAGCTTGTCCGTGACGAAGGTGGCCGTCTCCGGCCGCGCGAGCAGGATGTCGAGCACCTGATCGCCGTCGAACGGACCGGCTTCGCCGAGCACCGTCTTCTCGCCGTCGTCGTGCTGGTTTGCGCGCCATACGTACGCCTGCGTGTCGGGATCGAGACTCCAGCCGGTGTACGCGCGCGCTGCTTCCGACACGTCGCGCTGCGTGTAATGGCCTTCGCCGAGGGTGAACAGCTCCATCACTTCGCGCGCGAAGTTTTCGTTGGGCTTGCCCTTGCGATTGCTTGCGCCGTCCAGGTACTGCAGCATCGCGGGATCTTTCGCGACGTCGTGCAGCATTTCGCCGAAGTTGCCGAGCGCGTCGCGTCGCAGCAGCATGTTCTGCTGCGCCATCTGCTGCGGATAGCCGACCTTGTCCTGTCCCGACGTGAAGTGGTTCGACCAGAACAAGGTCATGCGTTCGGTCAGCGGCGATGGCGTCGCGAGCATTTCGCGCACCCACCATGCGCGTAGCGCTTCGTAACGCTGGCCGCGCAGACGCTGTTCGTCGCGGCGCTGGTCGTCGGTCCAGGCTTTGCGTTCGTCGCGCGTCGGAACCGGTTCGAGCACCCAGTCGGGCAGCGGCGTCGACGCTTCGGTGCGGGTGCCCGCCAGCACTTTATCGACGGCCTGCTCGCGCGTGAGTCCGACGTATTGCGCAAGCTCGGCGCTGTCCGGCGCGAAGCCGACGCGGGTGAGGAAGAAGCGCGCGTCGTCGGCATCCAGCAACGCGGCCTGCCCGCTCTCCGGGCTAGCGGTCACGTCGGATGCCGCGGTGGCCGCGGCGGCCGCGCGATGCTTGACGTGCGGACCGTGAGGAACACCCGGCTGATCGGCCCAGGCCGGCCAGGCGTACGCCGCGGCAAGCAGGGTGGCCGATGCGGCTAGCGCACAAACGCGATAGCCGCGATTACCACGTGCTGGCAATTTCATCATGGGTCATCCGGGTCGGCCCTACGTTATGAAAGGCGTTCGCGCATCCTGCCGAAAGATCGGCCAACGACAGCCAGCGCTCCGCTCTGACGACTCAACGGCAGACTGGACGGGAAAGTTGACGGGGGAAGTGCAACGAAATTTTTCAGCGCGGAGGGCGCGCAGCGGACAAAACGGACAGGCAAGGGATGAGCAAGACAGCGGCCCACGGCCGGGCACGAAAATGGCTACCGCTTATAGAGTTCGCGGACGGCGTCTTCGATATGCTGACGTAACAGACGCCGTTCGTCGGGCGTCATATGACCATCACGGCGGCGTTGATCGAGATCGGGGGGGACGGCGGTGCGCAACATCACATCGGATGCGGGACGTTCGACAGGCAGGTTGTGGCGATTCGACCTACCGTTGCCTTGCCTGGGCGCGCGCTCGCTCGCGGCTCTGTCGGCGGAAGGCTGGGCATGGGCGAGCGTCGGTCCCAGTGAGCCTGCAAGCGTTCCGGCAACTGCCAGTGCAACAACGCTCAAGCGCACATTCGGCCAAACCCCTCCCATCATCTTGTTCCCTTCGTGGCG
The sequence above is a segment of the Paraburkholderia sp. D15 genome. Coding sequences within it:
- a CDS encoding glycerate kinase codes for the protein MPNSPSSPVVVIAPDSFKGSLSAEQVAQSIATGIRRARPDADVRICPMADGGEGTLDAMLTRGGERRTLNVRGAAGPVRAALTGLLADGSAIVETAEVVGITDPVGMGVPVEARSTRGMGEAIRALLDEGVRRFYVALGGSSTNDGGAGLLVGLGLKLFDAQNQELDATPEQLARVARVDVSQLDARLADTQFVGMSDVDNPLTGEHGATAVFGPQKGVKPDQVAPVDAALAHFADLLEAALGRRARDLPGAGAAGGLGFALHMLGAQFEPGAETVSRLIGLDAALEGANWLITGEGRSDVQTLHGKAPFIACRHAQAAGVPATLLSGAVDSAALPRLAEHFSGCFSPAPGPITLEVAIRDAARLLADEAEQLTRLKYGAR
- a CDS encoding MarR family transcriptional regulator codes for the protein MKDSAKTGLEQFLTYRLHVLNKLAERGIGERYQDKLGVSLPEARVIASVGSFGPFSIMELARHANLDKSQASRAAEALIRQGLVQREPSAEDGRVVLVSLTPEGRALYRKVMPIARKWNSDLFACLDEQEKLAFGHALDRIIETMTAREV
- a CDS encoding DUF3999 domain-containing protein translates to MKRVLKLTGWRGAWVSVWAWALTSAPAWATDDFARHFALQMEEGAAYYSMPLLAPVYAASRRGDLGDLRVLNGAGDAVPYSLDVPPEAARGTRTLRAVNWFPLPLTTTGLASASSAPSAPIGLAISADGSLRATAAPPSRDQHDTDLVDVGRASRTSHLSALLVHLRDDNYQGRVSVDASDDLRHWQPVGDAQLLKVNDNGSTLSQDRIELDGTRARYLRLHWLDGSPYVESIDMEARAGAAPAQREAVQRMWREGIVAHLGPRAGEYFFSTGGPYPVDRLRLNLPQPDTVAPARVYSRATLEMPWREVSNATLFRLRNGGVEQNSPPLEFAPDTDRQWRVVVDTRNGELGSGALTVTAGWRPATLVFAARGAAPFTLAVGNAAVESAAVSREKLLMDAASSVPAVARLGDVVPIGRDADASTVSAGSGAPRRYLLGAALVLALGSLAMLAWRLMRKLRARVEAVGTSSAAINSASGSAIPAAASGAGVDGASVSGASAAMTTRLDTESDGDA
- a CDS encoding squalene/phytoene synthase family protein — translated: MNFDDYCQQKAAPPGSSSYYALRQAPAKSQPLLTALFALRREFEETVKELSDPAIGRTKLAWWQKELAALASGSPSHPVSQALAAYLPDVQAGYPALQALLAGFEMDLDQARYLDFPNLRRYVQSVGGTFASLVARASARDTAHSPEWSAPLGDALLLAQLVVETGNDARHGRIYIPIDEMQRYNVTAADLINRKYSDAFTELMRFETSRARDALIAARTAIPAAERRAQRTLLALTALALALLEEIERDGYHVLHQRIALTPVRKLWIAWRAK
- a CDS encoding DUF1501 domain-containing protein; this translates as MKRRSFLSMGAAASAALWLPRAFGAQQEGLGGTSARGYDNLLILVELKGGNDGLNTVIPFADPVYYQLRKNIGIKREQAIQLDERTALHPSLQALMPLWQSQQLAIVQGVSYAQPNLSHFRSIEIWDTASRSDQYLREGWLTRAFAQSPVPSGFAADGVVIGSAEMGPLANGARAIALVNPAQFVKASRLVTPVSLHERNPELAHILDVENDIVKAADRLRPTQGQAQLKTVFPGGAFGGSIKTAMQVLAAGDTLQPSPAGGPPREKPKRGQGVAVIRLTLNGFDTHQNQPGQQASLLKQLAEGFASLKSALVELGRWDDTLVMTYAEFGRRPRENQSNGTDHGTVAPHFVMGGRVRGGLYGVPPVLARLDGNGNLPVGVDFRQIYATVLGPWWGLDSSAILQQRFEPLPLLRA
- a CDS encoding DUF1800 domain-containing protein produces the protein MMKLPARGNRGYRVCALAASATLLAAAYAWPAWADQPGVPHGPHVKHRAAAAATAASDVTASPESGQAALLDADDARFFLTRVGFAPDSAELAQYVGLTREQAVDKVLAGTRTEASTPLPDWVLEPVPTRDERKAWTDDQRRDEQRLRGQRYEALRAWWVREMLATPSPLTERMTLFWSNHFTSGQDKVGYPQQMAQQNMLLRRDALGNFGEMLHDVAKDPAMLQYLDGASNRKGKPNENFAREVMELFTLGEGHYTQRDVSEAARAYTGWSLDPDTQAYVWRANQHDDGEKTVLGEAGPFDGDQVLDILLARPETATFVTDKLWREFVSDTPDPARIAPIAARFRASHYDIKVALRGLFMSDAFWADDDRGVLVKSPAEFVVGTLRAFDIGYDNTTPFAAQIRTLGENLFYPPNVKGWPGGTTWINSSTLLARKQFVEQLFRATEAGRPRAMSKPVNGKGAAAGPASGDLAARGSTAPGGQTINASAAVATRGNPPLQPQLQHVMARTGQGGQGGVRFDIDTWLARYNTAPTAKPGLSAELQLQHAVLPLTPVDAIETDSTASAYLEALLMDPAYQLK